In one Lolium rigidum isolate FL_2022 chromosome 3, APGP_CSIRO_Lrig_0.1, whole genome shotgun sequence genomic region, the following are encoded:
- the LOC124697269 gene encoding hydroquinone glucosyltransferase-like — translation MESLKSAGSAPAPPTARPHVVLLASPDAGHLIPLCELTRRLVEHHGFSATLVTFHSLSEQQTLPSSLPAAVTIAPLPAVQIDDLPADALRPTVLVELIRRSLPSLRTLLRSINSTTPIAALVPDFLCSTALPLAAEIGVPAYIFFTTNINHLYLVHRLVELHEGASPGEYRALTDPLDIPGGLSLRRADLPEGYRSSEEPVYARLLAAGRRYRLAHGFLANSFSEMEPAAVEAFRQVAEQGAFPPVFPVGPLVRSESDEEAAAGAWPLLEWLDGQPARSVVFVSFGSGGALSVEQTAELAAGLEASGHRFLWVVRMPSLDGRSHAFGAGAADDDPLAWLPEGFVQRTEGRGLAVATWAPQVRVLSHPATAAFVSHCGWNSTLESVVAGVPMVAWPLHTEQRMNALLLEESLGVALRPRAREDGGVVAREEVAAAVKELMEVENGRAVRRRAEELQQAAARALSPEGSSCRALEAVAAKWKAALSG, via the coding sequence ATGGAGTCGTTGAAGAGTGCCGGCTCCGCGCCAGCGCCGCCCACGGCGCGGCCTCACGTCGTGCTGCTGGCCAGCCCCGACGCCGGCCACCTCATACCGCTGTGCGAGCTCACTCGGCGGCTCGTCGAGCACCACGGCTTCTCGGCCACGCTCGTCACCTTCCACAGCCTCTCAGAACAGCAAACCCTCCCCAGCAGCCTCCCCGCCGCCGTCACCATCGCCCCGCTCCCCGCCGTCCAGATCGACGACCTCCCCGCTGATGCGCTCCGCCCCACCGTGCTAGTGGAGCTCATCCGCCGCTCCCTCCCGAGCCTCCGCACCCTGCTCCGCTCCATCAACTCCACCACTCCGATCGCCGCGCTGGTGCCGGACTTCCTCTGCTCCACAGCGCTGCCCCTCGCCGCCGAGATCGGCGTCCCCGCCTACATCTTCTTCACCACCAACATAAACCATCTCTACTTGGTACACCGCCTGGTGGAGCTCCACGAGGGCGCTTCCCCTGGCGAATACCGCGCCCTCACGGATCCTCTCGACATCCCCGGGGGACTGTCACTGCGCCGTGCTGACCTGCCGGAGGGGTATCGTTCTAGCGAGGAGCCGGTTTACGCGCGGCTGCTCGCGGCAGGCCGGCGATACCGCCTTGCCCATGGATTCTTGGCGAACAGCTTCAGCGAGATGGAACCTGCCGCTGTGGAAGCGTTCAGGCAGGTTGCGGAGCAAGGCGCGTTCCCGCCGGTGTTCCCCGTGGGGCCGCTGGTCCGGTCAGAATCCGACGAGGAAGCTGCTGCAGGCGCGTGGCCCTTGCTCGAGTGGCTGGACGGCCAGCCGGCGAGGTCGGTGGTGTTCGTCTCGTTCGGTAGCGGCGGGGCGCTGTCCGTGGAGCAGACGGCCGAGCTTGCCGCTGGGCTAGAGGCGAGCGGGCACAGGTTCCTGTGGGTGGTGCGGATGCCGAGCCTGGACGGCCGCTCTCACGCCTTCGGAGCcggcgccgccgacgacgacccACTTGCGTGGCTTCCCGAGGGTTTCGTGCAGAGGACCGAGGGAAGGGGCCTTGCCGTGGCGACCTGGGCGCCTCAGGTGCGCGTGCTGTCCCACCCGGCGACGGCGGCCTTCGTGTcgcactgcgggtggaactccaCGCTGGAGAGCGTGGTGGCCGGTGTGCCGATGGTCGCGTGGCCGCTGCACACGGAGCAGAGGATGAACGCGCTCTTGCTGGAAGAGAGCCTCGGGGTGGCGCTGCGACCACGCGCGCGGGAGGACGGCGGCGTCGTGGCGCgcgaggaggtggcggcggccgtgAAGGAGCTCATGGAGGTGGAGAATGGGCGCGCTGTGCGGCGCCGCGCTGAGGAACTGCAGcaagcggcggcgcgcgcgctgTCGCCGGAAGGGTCGTCGTGCCGGGCGCTGGAGGCTGTCGCCGCCAAGTGGAAAGCCGCGCTTAGCGGGTAA
- the LOC124697268 gene encoding uncharacterized protein LOC124697268: MVRIPHSLPRCAAATCCSGCRRPHPPPLLAGPAPPESPPSNPHRRDTALLPGAALPATPLQPYLHAFLVGFPDVIHFMFSKVGSDLTMDATCRKLFSVFRRRVLCLLNQTTK, translated from the exons ATGGTGCGG ATTCCCCACTCGCTGCCCCGATGTGCCGCCGCCACCTGCTGCTCCGGCTGCCGCCGACCgcatccgccgccgctgctcgctgGCCCAGCTCCGCCCGAGTCTCCTCCCTCGAATCCCCACCGCCGCGACACAGCTCTGCTACCCGGAGCGGCGCTCCCTGCTACTCCTCTTCAGCCGTATCTGCATGCTTTCCTCGTCGGATTTCCAG ATGTGATTCACTTCATGTTCTCCAAGGTTGGCTCTGACTTAACCATGGATGCTACATGCAGAAAACTATTTTCAGTATTCAG GAGAAGGGTCCTCTGTTTACTAAATCAGACAACAAAGTGA